Proteins encoded within one genomic window of Clupea harengus chromosome 10, Ch_v2.0.2, whole genome shotgun sequence:
- the nipa1 gene encoding magnesium transporter NIPA1 encodes MAYLLSDNSTPVFGVGIAVLSSFINGSTFVLQKKGILRARERGGSYLADVVWWSGTLATVVGQVGNFVAYNAAPAVLVTPLGALGVLFGATLASCILKEHLNILGKLGCALCCCGSVVLIIHSPKSDNVTSRTELEERLVDPVVLVYITLVVLLLVILIGWLAPAYGSSNIMVYVSICSLLGSFTVPCCKGLGLAAQDAFDGSSVASNRAVVLFLGLLGTLIVSILIQFTFINRALERFSSHMFEALYYVTFTSTVILASAILFREWTSVSIVDCLGMLCGLTTVSIGVALLRISQDALLTWKQTKMREKVE; translated from the exons ATGGCATATTTATTGTCCGACAACTCCACACCAGTGTTTGGTGTTGGAATTGCTGTGTTGTCTAGTTTCATCAATGGCTCTACATTTGTGCTTCAGAAAAAGGGAATTTTACGTGCCCGTGAAAGAG GGGGGTCCTATTTAGCAGATGTTGTGTGGTGGAGCGGCACACTTGCAA CTGTGGTGGGTCAGGTGGGAAATTTTGTGGCGTACAATGCCGCCCCTGCAGTATTGGTCACCCCTCTCGGAGCTCTTGGGGTGCTTTTTGG GGCAACCCTTGCCTCCTGCATTCTCAAGGAGCACCTAAACATCCTGGGAAAACTTGGCTGCGCACTTTGCTGCTGTGGTTCTGTAGTACTCATCATCCACTCTCCAAAATCTGATAATGTGACATCAAGAACCGAGTTAGAGGAGAGGCTGGTGGATCCtg TGGTCTTGGTGTACATCACATTGGTTGTCCTTCTGCTGGTCATCTTGATTGGGTGGTTGGCCCCAGCCTACGGATCGTCCAACATAATGGTGTACGTCAGCATCTGTTCCCTCTTGGGGAGTTTCACAGTGCCCTGCTGCAAAGGCCTTGGTCTGGCTGCTCAAGATGCCTTTGATGGGAGCTCTGTAGCCAGCAACAGGGCTGTCGTGCTCTTCTTAGGCTTATTGGGCACTCTTATAGTCAGCATCCTAATTCAGTTCACTTTCATCAACAGAGCCCTTGAAAGATTTAGCTCCCATATGTTTGAGGCCCTTTATTATGTGACATTCACTTCCACAGTGATTTTGGCGTCTGCCATTCTCTTCAGGGAGTGGACATCGGTCAGCATTGTGGACTGTCTGGGCATGCTTTGTGGTCTAACCACCGTGTCTATAGGGGTTGCGCTGCTGCGCATCTCCCAAGATGCTTTGCTCACCTGGAAACAAACGAAAATGCGTGAAAAGGTTGAGTGA
- the nipa2 gene encoding magnesium transporter NIPA2 isoform X1, with translation MRIESSCRRLRPSRQPCPSRRLGRSWIARAVDNIRLNSLTVGQVCNTGQPLQCVVINVTDSNSTSSIAMGQDRGRYDFYIGLVLAISSSIFIGGSFILKKKGLLRLARKGSMRAGQGGHAYLKEWLWWAGLLSMGAGEAANFAAYAFAPATLVTPLGALSVLVSAILSSYFLTERLNLHGKLGCLLSILGSTTMVIHAPKEEEISSLEVMSKKLVDPGFMFFATCVIIVALIFIFVVGPKHGQTNIMVYITICSVIGALSVSCVKGLGIGIKEAIGGQSVVSNPLFWVLLLSLVACVSTQINYLNKALDIFNTSLVTPIYYVFFTTSVLSCSAILFKEWEHMGTDDIIGTLSGFVTIIVGIFLLHAFKDVNVSLATLAVSVRKEEKPGSAPNGHSSYELLHNDATGDLEDREMGLPFDSISRRNGSTAST, from the exons ATGCGCATTGAGTCTTCATGTAGAAGGCTCCGACCATCCCGTCAACCTTGCCCATCAAGAAGGCTGGGTAGAAGCTGGATAGCAAGAGCTGTTGATAACATCAGACTCAACA GCTTAACGGTTGGTCAGGTCTGCAACACTGGTCAACCCCTACAGTGTGTGGTTATCAATGTGACGGACAGTAATAGCACATCCAGCATTGCAATGGGTCAAGACCGGGGAAGGTACGACTTCTACATTGGCCTGGTCTTGGCCATCAGCTCCAGCATATTCATCGGTGGCAGCTTTATACTGAAGAAAAAAGGGCTTCTTCGGCTTGCCAGGAAAGGCTCCATGAGAGCAG GACAAGGCGGTCATGCATACCTAAAAGAATGGTTATGGTGGGCAGGCTTATTATCAA TGGGGGCTGGTGAAGCCGCAAACTTCGCAGCATACGCATTTGCTCCAGCCACTCTCGTGACGCCACTTGGAGCACTCAGTGTCCTTGTGAG TGCAATCCTGTCCTCCTACTTTCTGACGGAGAGGCTGAATCTGCATGGGAAGTTGGGCTGTCTGCTCAGTATCCTGGGTTCCACTACCATGGTCATCCATGCACCTAAAGAGGAAGAAATTAGCAGCCTGGAGGTCATGTCCAAGAAGCTGGTAGATCCAG GTTTTATGTTCTTCGCCACCTGCGTCATCATTGTGgccctcatcttcatcttcgtGGTGGGACCCAAGCACGGTCAGACCAACATCATGGTCTACATCACCATCTGCTCGGTGATCGGAGCGCTGTCTGTCTCCTGCGTCAAGGGCCTGGGCATCGGCATCAAGGAGGCCATCGGTGGCCAGTCGGTGGTGAGCAACCCGCTGTTCTGGGTGCTACTGCTGAGTCTGGTGGCCTGTGTCAGCACACAGATCAACTACCTGAACAAGGCGCTGGACATCTTTAACACGTCACTGGTGACGCCCATCTACTATGTGTTCTTCACTACATCAGTGCTCTCTTGCTCGGCCATACTTTTCAAGGAGTGGGAGCACATGGGCACGGACGATATCATTGGTACACTCAGTGGCTTTGTCACAATCATTGTGGGCATCTTCCTGCTGCATGCCTTCAAGGACGTCAACGTCAGCCTGGCGACGCTGGCGGTGTCCGTCCGGAAGGAGGAGAAGCCGGGCTCCGCTCCCAATGGCCACTCCAGCTACGAGCTGCTGCACAACGACGCAACTGGAGACCTGGAGGACCGGGAGATGGGACTGCCTTTTGACAGCATCTCCAGAAGGAATGGCTCCACAGCaagcacataa
- the nipa2 gene encoding magnesium transporter NIPA2 isoform X2, with protein MNEALGHHTLILCNVTYPHGLTVGQVCNTGQPLQCVVINVTDSNSTSSIAMGQDRGRYDFYIGLVLAISSSIFIGGSFILKKKGLLRLARKGSMRAGQGGHAYLKEWLWWAGLLSMGAGEAANFAAYAFAPATLVTPLGALSVLVSAILSSYFLTERLNLHGKLGCLLSILGSTTMVIHAPKEEEISSLEVMSKKLVDPGFMFFATCVIIVALIFIFVVGPKHGQTNIMVYITICSVIGALSVSCVKGLGIGIKEAIGGQSVVSNPLFWVLLLSLVACVSTQINYLNKALDIFNTSLVTPIYYVFFTTSVLSCSAILFKEWEHMGTDDIIGTLSGFVTIIVGIFLLHAFKDVNVSLATLAVSVRKEEKPGSAPNGHSSYELLHNDATGDLEDREMGLPFDSISRRNGSTAST; from the exons ATGAACGAAGCTTTGGGACACCACACTTTAATACTATGCAATGTGACATACCCACATG GCTTAACGGTTGGTCAGGTCTGCAACACTGGTCAACCCCTACAGTGTGTGGTTATCAATGTGACGGACAGTAATAGCACATCCAGCATTGCAATGGGTCAAGACCGGGGAAGGTACGACTTCTACATTGGCCTGGTCTTGGCCATCAGCTCCAGCATATTCATCGGTGGCAGCTTTATACTGAAGAAAAAAGGGCTTCTTCGGCTTGCCAGGAAAGGCTCCATGAGAGCAG GACAAGGCGGTCATGCATACCTAAAAGAATGGTTATGGTGGGCAGGCTTATTATCAA TGGGGGCTGGTGAAGCCGCAAACTTCGCAGCATACGCATTTGCTCCAGCCACTCTCGTGACGCCACTTGGAGCACTCAGTGTCCTTGTGAG TGCAATCCTGTCCTCCTACTTTCTGACGGAGAGGCTGAATCTGCATGGGAAGTTGGGCTGTCTGCTCAGTATCCTGGGTTCCACTACCATGGTCATCCATGCACCTAAAGAGGAAGAAATTAGCAGCCTGGAGGTCATGTCCAAGAAGCTGGTAGATCCAG GTTTTATGTTCTTCGCCACCTGCGTCATCATTGTGgccctcatcttcatcttcgtGGTGGGACCCAAGCACGGTCAGACCAACATCATGGTCTACATCACCATCTGCTCGGTGATCGGAGCGCTGTCTGTCTCCTGCGTCAAGGGCCTGGGCATCGGCATCAAGGAGGCCATCGGTGGCCAGTCGGTGGTGAGCAACCCGCTGTTCTGGGTGCTACTGCTGAGTCTGGTGGCCTGTGTCAGCACACAGATCAACTACCTGAACAAGGCGCTGGACATCTTTAACACGTCACTGGTGACGCCCATCTACTATGTGTTCTTCACTACATCAGTGCTCTCTTGCTCGGCCATACTTTTCAAGGAGTGGGAGCACATGGGCACGGACGATATCATTGGTACACTCAGTGGCTTTGTCACAATCATTGTGGGCATCTTCCTGCTGCATGCCTTCAAGGACGTCAACGTCAGCCTGGCGACGCTGGCGGTGTCCGTCCGGAAGGAGGAGAAGCCGGGCTCCGCTCCCAATGGCCACTCCAGCTACGAGCTGCTGCACAACGACGCAACTGGAGACCTGGAGGACCGGGAGATGGGACTGCCTTTTGACAGCATCTCCAGAAGGAATGGCTCCACAGCaagcacataa
- the nipa2 gene encoding magnesium transporter NIPA2 isoform X3 produces the protein MGQDRGRYDFYIGLVLAISSSIFIGGSFILKKKGLLRLARKGSMRAGQGGHAYLKEWLWWAGLLSMGAGEAANFAAYAFAPATLVTPLGALSVLVSAILSSYFLTERLNLHGKLGCLLSILGSTTMVIHAPKEEEISSLEVMSKKLVDPGFMFFATCVIIVALIFIFVVGPKHGQTNIMVYITICSVIGALSVSCVKGLGIGIKEAIGGQSVVSNPLFWVLLLSLVACVSTQINYLNKALDIFNTSLVTPIYYVFFTTSVLSCSAILFKEWEHMGTDDIIGTLSGFVTIIVGIFLLHAFKDVNVSLATLAVSVRKEEKPGSAPNGHSSYELLHNDATGDLEDREMGLPFDSISRRNGSTAST, from the exons ATGGGTCAAGACCGGGGAAGGTACGACTTCTACATTGGCCTGGTCTTGGCCATCAGCTCCAGCATATTCATCGGTGGCAGCTTTATACTGAAGAAAAAAGGGCTTCTTCGGCTTGCCAGGAAAGGCTCCATGAGAGCAG GACAAGGCGGTCATGCATACCTAAAAGAATGGTTATGGTGGGCAGGCTTATTATCAA TGGGGGCTGGTGAAGCCGCAAACTTCGCAGCATACGCATTTGCTCCAGCCACTCTCGTGACGCCACTTGGAGCACTCAGTGTCCTTGTGAG TGCAATCCTGTCCTCCTACTTTCTGACGGAGAGGCTGAATCTGCATGGGAAGTTGGGCTGTCTGCTCAGTATCCTGGGTTCCACTACCATGGTCATCCATGCACCTAAAGAGGAAGAAATTAGCAGCCTGGAGGTCATGTCCAAGAAGCTGGTAGATCCAG GTTTTATGTTCTTCGCCACCTGCGTCATCATTGTGgccctcatcttcatcttcgtGGTGGGACCCAAGCACGGTCAGACCAACATCATGGTCTACATCACCATCTGCTCGGTGATCGGAGCGCTGTCTGTCTCCTGCGTCAAGGGCCTGGGCATCGGCATCAAGGAGGCCATCGGTGGCCAGTCGGTGGTGAGCAACCCGCTGTTCTGGGTGCTACTGCTGAGTCTGGTGGCCTGTGTCAGCACACAGATCAACTACCTGAACAAGGCGCTGGACATCTTTAACACGTCACTGGTGACGCCCATCTACTATGTGTTCTTCACTACATCAGTGCTCTCTTGCTCGGCCATACTTTTCAAGGAGTGGGAGCACATGGGCACGGACGATATCATTGGTACACTCAGTGGCTTTGTCACAATCATTGTGGGCATCTTCCTGCTGCATGCCTTCAAGGACGTCAACGTCAGCCTGGCGACGCTGGCGGTGTCCGTCCGGAAGGAGGAGAAGCCGGGCTCCGCTCCCAATGGCCACTCCAGCTACGAGCTGCTGCACAACGACGCAACTGGAGACCTGGAGGACCGGGAGATGGGACTGCCTTTTGACAGCATCTCCAGAAGGAATGGCTCCACAGCaagcacataa